In a single window of the Zea mays cultivar B73 chromosome 5, Zm-B73-REFERENCE-NAM-5.0, whole genome shotgun sequence genome:
- the LOC100303796 gene encoding uncharacterized protein LOC100303796 isoform 1 (isoform 1 is encoded by transcript variant 1), whose protein sequence is MAVDEVNSVYVGGLPYEANEEMLRDAFGYYGTIVSVKVINDHAVKGKCYGFVTFTHPRAAEQAIAGMDGKKLGNRIVRVNEVRTRGPRDFGRDGFRRDPRRYGRDPYWDRRDRERSYDRERDPYHDRDSDRSREHDRERDYEHGGFNREIDYPMDRDREGDERRPREHDRTAEMHNVDSDNDKDKEHVSRKRFSRPKGRDSRDLSSSSDGLQNDGKHQLDKTIQMREDLENEVNQIKDKISGKEQHIADLQKKAQKLEDELVAARKVSSERQLAVTDLYKHFLQLQDYNDRVKTAEQRLQSLVDAALVELDMAEDATTRDGSMYENGVL, encoded by the exons ATGGCGGTGGACGAGGTGAACTCGGTCTACGTCGGCGGCCTTCCCTACGAGGCCAACGAGGAGATGCTTCGCGACGCCTTCGGGTACTACGGCACCATCGTCTCCGTCAAG GTGATTAATGATCATGCTGTCAAAGGCAAGTGTTATGGTTTTGTTACTTTCACTCACCCCAGAGCTGCTGAGCAAGCAATTGCGGGCATGGACGGCAAG AAATTAGGCAACCGTATTGTTCGAGTAAATGAAGTGCGTACAAGAGGCCCCCGCGATTTTGGCCGAGATGGTTTCAGACGAGATCCAAGAAGGTATGGTAGAGATCCATACTGGGACAGAAGGGACAGGGAACGGAGCTATGATCGTGAAAGAGATCCCTACCATGACAGGGATAGTGATAGATCCCGTGAGCATGATAGAGAAAGAGATTATGAACATGGTGGATTTAATAGAGAAATTGACTATCCCATGGACCGAGATCGTGAAGGAGATGAGAGACGTCCTAGAGAACATGATCGTACAGCAGAAATGCATAATGTGGATTCAGATAATGACAAAGATAAGGAACATGTATCAAGAAAAAGGTTCAG CCGCCCAAAAGGTCGTGATAGCAGAGATTTATCAAGTTCCAGTGATGGTCTTCAAAATGAT GGAAAACATCAGTTGGATAAAACTATTCAGATGCGCGAGGACCTTGAAAATGAG GTTAACCAGATTAAGGATAAAATATCTGGGAAAGAACAGCACATTGCAGATTTGCAGAAGAAAGCTCAG AAACTAGAGGATGAACTGGTTGCCGCACGGAAAGTATCTTCAGAACGACAGTTGGCGGTTACAGAC CTGTACAAACATTTCCTCCAACTTCAGGACTACAATGATAGGGTCAAAACAGCTGAACAGAGGCTGCAG TCTCTCGTTGATGCTGCCTTGGTCGAGCTCGACATGGCCGAAGATGCTACTACCAGAGATGGCTCGATGTACGAGAACGGCGTGCTTTGA
- the LOC100303796 gene encoding uncharacterized protein LOC100303796 isoform 2 (isoform 2 is encoded by transcript variant 2), with translation MAVDEVNSVYVGGLPYEANEEMLRDAFGYYGTIVSVKVINDHAVKGKCYGFVTFTHPRAAEQAIAGMDGKKLGNRIVRVNEVRTRGPRDFGRDGFRRDPRRYGRDPYWDRRDRERSYDRERDPYHDRDSDRSREHDRERDYEHGGFNREIDYPMDRDREGDERRPREHDRTAEMHNVDSDNDKDKEHVSRKSRPKGRDSRDLSSSSDGLQNDGKHQLDKTIQMREDLENEVNQIKDKISGKEQHIADLQKKAQKLEDELVAARKVSSERQLAVTDLYKHFLQLQDYNDRVKTAEQRLQSLVDAALVELDMAEDATTRDGSMYENGVL, from the exons ATGGCGGTGGACGAGGTGAACTCGGTCTACGTCGGCGGCCTTCCCTACGAGGCCAACGAGGAGATGCTTCGCGACGCCTTCGGGTACTACGGCACCATCGTCTCCGTCAAG GTGATTAATGATCATGCTGTCAAAGGCAAGTGTTATGGTTTTGTTACTTTCACTCACCCCAGAGCTGCTGAGCAAGCAATTGCGGGCATGGACGGCAAG AAATTAGGCAACCGTATTGTTCGAGTAAATGAAGTGCGTACAAGAGGCCCCCGCGATTTTGGCCGAGATGGTTTCAGACGAGATCCAAGAAGGTATGGTAGAGATCCATACTGGGACAGAAGGGACAGGGAACGGAGCTATGATCGTGAAAGAGATCCCTACCATGACAGGGATAGTGATAGATCCCGTGAGCATGATAGAGAAAGAGATTATGAACATGGTGGATTTAATAGAGAAATTGACTATCCCATGGACCGAGATCGTGAAGGAGATGAGAGACGTCCTAGAGAACATGATCGTACAGCAGAAATGCATAATGTGGATTCAGATAATGACAAAGATAAGGAACATGTATCAAGAAAAAG CCGCCCAAAAGGTCGTGATAGCAGAGATTTATCAAGTTCCAGTGATGGTCTTCAAAATGAT GGAAAACATCAGTTGGATAAAACTATTCAGATGCGCGAGGACCTTGAAAATGAG GTTAACCAGATTAAGGATAAAATATCTGGGAAAGAACAGCACATTGCAGATTTGCAGAAGAAAGCTCAG AAACTAGAGGATGAACTGGTTGCCGCACGGAAAGTATCTTCAGAACGACAGTTGGCGGTTACAGAC CTGTACAAACATTTCCTCCAACTTCAGGACTACAATGATAGGGTCAAAACAGCTGAACAGAGGCTGCAG TCTCTCGTTGATGCTGCCTTGGTCGAGCTCGACATGGCCGAAGATGCTACTACCAGAGATGGCTCGATGTACGAGAACGGCGTGCTTTGA
- the LOC100272602 gene encoding Plastidic ATP/ADP-transporter, translating into MESGLVASHRLRVPPPSASAGHHHLIRHRHAHAPVAAAPLRLSLPRHLPRSTPLRLPAALPLRHCLPPLRAASAAAAAVPAPGDDASPKFLGVETKTIKKIVPLGLMFFCILFNYTILRDTKDVLVVTAKGSSAEIIPFLKTWVNLPMAVGFMLLYTKLADVLSKEALFYAVIFPFIAFFGAFAYVLYPMRDAIHPTALADRLLASLGPSFLGPVAILRVWSFCLFYVMAELWGSVVISVLFWGFANQITTVEEAKEFYPLFGLGANVALIFSGRTVKYFSNMRKNLGPGVDGWAISLKAMMSIVVVLGLVITGIYWGVNKFVIDNSSVPVVERKKKDKPKLSMGESMKVLLSSRYVRDLATLVVAYGISINLVEVTWKSKLKAQFPSPNEYSSFMGDFSTATGIATFTMMLLGRVILRKFGWGVAATITPAVLLLTGVGFFSLILFGEPLTPLMTKFGMTPLLAAVYVGAMQNIFSKSAKYSLFDPCKEMAYIPLDEDMKVKGKAAIDVVCNPLGKSGGALIQQFMILSFGSLANSTPYLGGILLVIVLAWLGAVRSLDLQFSSLAKQELGREKLLKTQAVETVAEVVGTGNGSLQETLASEPSANGAATKQSQEPESTASEKSGQQSQ; encoded by the exons ATGGAGTCCGGCCTCGTTGCAAGCCACCGCCTCCGCGTCCCGCCCCCCTCCGCCTCCGCCGGGCACCACCACCTCATCCGCCACCGCCACGCCCACGCCCCGGTGGCCGCTGCGCCCCTCCGCCTCAGTCTCCCGCGCCACCTCCCCCGGTCCACCCCGCTCCGCCTGCCCGCCGCGCTCCCGCTCCGCCACTGCCTCCCGCCCCTCcgcgccgcctccgccgccgccgccgcagtccCAGCGCCCGGGGACGACGCGTCGCCCAAGTTCCTGGGCGTGGAGACGAAGACAATCAAGAAGATCGTGCCCCTGGGGCTCATGTTCTTCTGCATCCTCTTCAACTACACCATCCTGCGGGATACCAAGGACGTGCTCGTCGTCACCGCCAAGGGCAGCAGCGCCGAGATCATCCCGTTCCTCAAGACCTGGGTCAACCTGCCCATGGCAGTCGGCTTCATGCTCCTCTACACCAAGCTCGCCGAtgtcctctccaaggaggcgctctTCTACGCCGTCATCTTCCCGTTCATCGCCTTCTTCGGCGCCTTCGCCTACGTGCTCTACCCCATGCGCGACGCCATCCACCCCACTGCGCTCGCCGATCGCCTCCTCGCCTCGCTCGGGCCCAGCTTCCTCGGACCCGTTGCCATCCTCCGCGTCTGGAGCTTCTGCCTCTTCTACGTCATGGCCGAGCTCTGGGGCAGTGTCGTCATATCCGTCCTTTTCTGGGGGTTTGCAAATCAG ATTACTACAGTTGAAGAGGCCAAAGAGTTCTACCCGCTGTTTGGGCTTGGGGCCAATGTGGCCCTCATCTTCTCTGGGCGCACGGTGAAATATTTCTCAAACATGAGGAAGAATTTGGGTCCTGGAGTGGATGGTTGGGCAATTTCGTTGAAGGCCATGATGAGCATAGTGGTTGTACTGGGTCTTGTCATCACCGGTATCTATTGGGGAGTGAACAAGTTTGTTATTGATAACTCATCTGTGCCCGTGGTTGAGCGGAAAAAGAAG GACAAGCCAAAGCTCAGCATGGGTGAGAGCATGAAGGTTCTGTTGTCATCTCGGTATGTGAGGGATCTTGCTACATTGGTTGTTGCTTATGGAATAAGCATTAACCTTGTCGAGGTGACATGGAAATCAAAATTGAAAGCACAG TTCCCAAGCCCGAATGAATATTCTTCATTCATGGGCGATTTCTCAACTGCCACCGGCATAGCTACATTTACAATGATGTTGTTAGGAAGAGTGATCCTCAGAAAGTTTGGGTGGGGAGTTGCAGCTACGATCACGCCTGCAGTGTTACTCCTCACAGGAGTTGGGTTCTTCTCACTGATTTTGTTTGGTGAGCCATTGACTCCTCTTatgaccaagtttgggatgacacCTTTGCTTGCGGCAGTCTATGTTGGAGCAATGCAGAACATTTTCAGTAAGAGTGCAAAATACAGTCTGTTTGATCCTTGCAAAGAGATGGCATACATTCCTTTGGATGAGGATATGAAG GTGAAAGGTAAAGCGGCTATTGATGTTGTGTGCAACCCCTTGGGGAAATCTGGAGGTGCTCTGATCCAGCAGTTCATGATCCTGTCATTTGGTTCTCTCGCGAACTCGACACCCTACCTTGGCGGAATACTCCTGGTGATTGTCCTTGCATGGCTGGGTGCTGTAAGGTCCCTCGACCTGCAGTTCTCTTCCCTGGCGAAGCAAGAGCTCGGCAGAGAGAAGCTGCTGAAAACGCAGGCCGTCGAAACGGTCGCCGAAGTAGTCGGCACTGGAAACGGTTCTCTCCAAGAAACTCTAGCTAGCGAGCCGTCTGCAAATGGCGCGGCCACCAAACAGTCGCAAGAACCTGAGAGCACAGCCTCAGAGAAATCAGGCCAGCAGTCTCAATAA